The proteins below come from a single Pichia kudriavzevii chromosome 2, complete sequence genomic window:
- a CDS encoding uncharacterized protein (PKUD0B01300) gives MSDHNQTQLHKTATISSKEWVSPFRASGGKNVKAEKLATLETAEDESRKIPNKGETVDAGVATQKELQKDEEAESEEALETEEPLIKTEESDIDDDAEDEEPLENQEAAAIEKEQNEEEEEEAFKPATDSEDASQVAEEVVLPNARDAKVSEPAATEESKAPAKEVKPALQEIPQNIKKKPKMLGRYKENFNIASQVMNKNHIEYLDRRIDLGAGLVLTEQQIYDLAKKKLEPLMKQIDNRVAENNARDAEKAAKIEEGIRKKDEAVVAQSLASYKSIIENKKKEVQAEHDNKFKELEDKAAKSKEDYEKYLEDEKDGIVKDDEDSKKAEEKAVDDHLENKKKLLTDYFETKENKAKELEEVKTKQTEESNLIEKFDKDTSDLRENYPNLQSKLEAKKAELEELIKKSEALVKEKHEKHESHRKAVYRKKVADRSFNIINSTYSKAAANVALLGTQIGLLENRFNAHSTKIEHLNTAGKERLVNKKADASKAADTWDQHLSQVRLEEAQKQEQIRIAAEEERKRIELEKKEEEERLAKEKEEEEARLAKEKEEEEARLAKEKEEEEARLAKEKEEARLLAEKKKKEEEEEAARVAEEVQRLKRLNSLKEEKIALQKKLEEQKKAELAAGSKKEKSSNVGTAAIAAGGAALGATGAAIGATIGGVSSGAGNAVAGVTSNLPTMGKTLDPFKNFSTDASETSYQDELKNSTANTSSAMEKSLNPFYTGDFNDKDDLPSTIHEEEHSQHTSELPKGEKKDVDGNVEEVVQESKPEGDSKTVDNEVEIPTTSSTAAAPVANRRRSMVEEALAHKTPEELAKINVPLEQQVKLSPKKTSVKEPASPAPRSRSGSFFKRRNSLSRTNSIKADNSKQTQSRSRRNSTASSSSKSATPVSAPVTKSPVKAKSPTASSTPIEKSTDKFPESSTDANATVRSLAPSGLSTAEVSEAKAVRINTDHETPKKLTSKEENDEEDDVDSDLEPASVNPVFTEKIGGPEVPASTTATSGAPAKIEEDSDAYTLETVDSAEFKANRDDPNYMVLKT, from the coding sequence ATGTCTGATCATAACCAAACTCAATTGCATAAGACCGCCACTATTTCGTCCAAGGAATGGGTTTCACCTTTTAGGGCCAGCGGTGGGAAAAATGTAAAGGCAGAAAAACTGGCTACTTTGGAAACTGCTGAGGATGAAAGCAGGAAGATTCCTAACAAAGGTGAAACTGTTGATGCTGGTGTTGCTACACAGAAAGAACTACAAAAGGATGAAGAGGCTGAATCCGAGGAAGCCCTTGAAACTGAAGAGCCATTAATCAAAACTGAAGAAAGtgacattgatgatgatgctgAAGACGAGGAACCCCTAGAAAACCAAGAAGCAGCTGCAATTGAGAAGGAGCAGaacgaagaagaagaagaggaagcTTTCAAGCCAGCTACAGATTCCGAAGATGCTAGCCAGGTTGCAGAGGAAGTCGTTCTTCCAAATGCAAGAGACGCAAAAGTGAGTGAGCCAGCTGCAACTGAAGAGAGCAAAGCTCCTGCTAAGGAAGTCAAGCCAGCTCTCCAGGAAATAcctcaaaatatcaaaaagaaaccaaaaatgTTGGGAAGATACAAGGAGAATTTTAACATTGCAAGTCAAGTTATGAACAAAAACCACATTGAATATCTCGATCGCCGTATTGATTTAGGTGCAGGCTTAGTACTGACCGAACAGCAAATCTATGATTTGGCAAAAAAGAAGCTTGAGCCACTGATGAAGCAGATCGACAACAGGGTTGCTGAAAATAATGCAAGAGATGCAGAAAAGGCTGCTAAAATTGAGGAAGGTATTAGAAAGAAAGATGaagctgttgttgctcAAAGCCTCGCTTCCTATAAATCtatcattgaaaacaagaagaaagaagttCAAGCTGAACATGATAATAAGTTtaaagaattggaagacAAAGCTGCTAAATCAAAAGAAGattatgaaaaatatcttgaagATGAGAAAGACGGTATTGTTAAAGATGACGAAGACTCGAAAAAAGCGGAAGAAAAGGCAGTTGATGATCATcttgaaaacaagaaaaagcTTCTAACTGActattttgaaaccaaggaaaacaagGCCAAGGAATtagaagaagttaaaaCCAAGCAAACGGAAGAGTCAAATTTGATTGAGAAATTCGATAAAGACACTTCTGATTTGAGAGAAAATTATCCTAACTTACAATCAAAACTTGAAGCTAAGAAAGcagaattggaagaattgatcaaaaagTCTGAAGCTCTtgttaaagaaaaacacGAGAAGCACGAAAGCCACCGGAAAGCTGTTTACAGAAAGAAAGTTGCTGACAGatctttcaacattatcaatTCAACATACAGCAAAGCTGCTGCCAATGTGGCTCTATTAGGTACTCAAATTGGTTTACTTGAAAACAGGTTTAATGCACACTCAACCAAGATTGAGCACTTGAATACTGCTGGAAAGGAAAGACTGGTAAACAAGAAGGCTGATGCATCCAAAGCAGCTGATACTTGGGACCAACATCTTTCTCAGGTTCGTCTAGAAGAAGCTCAGAAGCAAGAACAAATCAGAATAGCAGCAGaggaagaaagaaagagaattgaactggaaaagaaagaggaagaagaaagacttgcaaaagagaaagaggaggaagaagcGAGATTAGCcaaggaaaaggaagaggaagaggcGAGACTAGCTAAGgagaaagaggaagaagaagctagATTAGCTaaagagaaggaagaaGCTCGGTTATTAgctgaaaagaagaagaaagaggaggaagaagaagctgcCAGAGTCGCAGAAGAAGTCCAGAGACTCAAGAGActgaattctttgaaggaagagaaaattgcTTTACAAAAGAAGTTggaagaacaaaagaaagCCGAACTAGCAGCAGGCTcgaagaaggaaaaatcaTCTAACGTCGGTACAGCAGCTATTGCAGCTGGTGGGGCAGCTTTAGGTGCTACTGGTGCTGCAATTGGCGCTACTATTGGTGGAGTCTCTTCGGGTGCAGGTAATGCAGTTGCCGGTGTTACTTCAAATTTACCAACGATGGGAAAGACGCTTGATCCATTCAAGAATTTCTCTACAGATGCATCAGAAACTTCATATCAAgatgaattgaagaattcaacTGCAAACACTTCATCTGCTATGGAAAAATCTCTCAATCCGTTTTATACTGGCGACTTCAATGATAAGGATGATTTACCTTCTACTATCCACGAGGAGGAGCACTCTCAACATACTTCGGAATTACCGAAGggtgaaaagaaagatgTTGATGGAAATGTGGAAGAAGTTGTCCAAGAAAGTAAACCTGAAGGAGATTCAAAAACAGTTGATAATGAGGTAGAGATTCCAACTACTTCTTCCACAGCAGCAGCACCTGTTGCAAACAGGAGAAGGTCGATGGTTGAAGAGGCTTTAGCGCATAAAACGCCGGAGGAATTGGCAAAGATTAATGTTCCCCTAGAGCAGCAAGTCAAGTTGTCTCCTAAAAAGACTTCTGTGAAGGAGCCAGCAAGTCCAGCGCCAAGATCAAGGTCTGGctcattcttcaaaagaagaaactcTCTTTCCCGAACCAACTCTATCAAGGCGGACAACTCCAAACAAACCCAGTCACGTTCtagaagaaattcaacTGCAAGCAGTTCATCCAAATCAGCTACACCAGTCTCTGCACCCGTTACAAAGAGCCCTGTCAAGGCCAAGTCGCCTACTGCAAGCTCAACACCAATTGAGAAATCCACTGATAAGTTCCCTGAGTCATCAACCGATGCGAATGCAACAGTGAGAAGTTTAGCACCGTCGGGCCTATCGACTGCCGAAGTATCTGAAGCCAAGGCGGTCAGAATCAACACTGACCATGAAACCCCAAAGAAGCTAACTAGCAAGGAAGAGAAtgacgaagaagatgaCGTTGACTCAGACTTGGAACCAGCTTCTGTCAATCCTGTTTTCACAGAGAAAATAGGCGGTCCTGAAGTTCCTGCATCTACCACGGCTACGAGCGGTGCTCCAGCCAAAATAGAAGAGGACAGTGATGCATATACACTGGAAACAGTAGACAGTGCCGAGTTCAAGGCCAACAGGGACGATCCAAACTATATGGTTCTCAAGACCTAG
- a CDS encoding uncharacterized protein (PKUD0B01310; similar to Saccharomyces cerevisiae YEL004W (YEA4); ancestral locus Anc_7.138), with translation MILASSIPAYIGFMITGCCFNVFTFEKLLEIDNKTTNLITFAQNIFIFLAISLYLAYTHYWDNRKARLSITSWNVAVPILLQTLGANVNNFVFQYNLSMPTHIIIRSSGTVTTLLLGWVFFNKKYTLRQIIGSTLIAVGTVLFTLNAGQQLESSSRSSIMGVCLLLGTTIMNSGLSLYKESIYTRDGSKMDWKGALYYNTVYGLLFYIPLVGTIKQELLSLWRSNQSFGELLGWNLVTQMSCILGVNLLVFKVSALSFTIILLIRRFLSLFLSMYIFETPVGQWGIFGIGLVILGSLTYSLNNNRPVSVVKKDQ, from the coding sequence ATGATTTTGGCGAGTTCAATTCCAGCATATATTGGGTTTATGATAACCGGGTGTTGTTTCAATGTGTTTACATTTGAGAAACTCCTGGAAATTGACAACAAGACCACCAACCTCATTACCTTTGCCCagaatattttcattttcctgGCAATCTCATTGTATTTGGCATATACCCACTATTGGGACAACCGCAAGGCCAGATTGAGCATAACCTCTTGGAACGTTGCTGTTCCGATATTGCTGCAAACCCTCGGAGCCAATGTTAACAACTTTGTATTTCAATACAACCTTTCCATGCCGACGCACATCATCATTCGTTCATCTGGAACTGTGACCACCCTGTTGCTAGGATGGgtctttttcaacaaaaagtaTACATTGAGACAGATAATTGGCTCGACATTGATTGCAGTGGGGACAGTATTGTTTACGTTGAATGCTGGCCAACAGTTGGAATCTTCTTCTCGGAGCAGCATTATGGGTGTGTGTCTCTTGCTAGGGACGACTATTATGAACTCTGGACTATCTTTATACAAGGAGAGCATTTATACGCGGGACGGAAGCAAGATGGATTGGAAGGGTGCCTTATACTACAATACCGTCTATGGGTTGCTCTTTTACATTCCGCTCGTTGGAACAATCAAACAGGAGCTTTTGTCTCTATGGAGGAGCAACCAGTCCTTTGGCGAGCTGTTGGGATGGAACCTGGTAACTCAGATGTCATGTATACTAGGTGTCAACCTGCTAGTCTTCAAGGTGAGTGCCTTGAGCTTCACCATCATTCTGTTGATACGCAGATTTCTTTCACTGTTTCTCAGCatgtatatatttgaaacCCCCGTGGGGCAGTGGGGTATATTTGGCATTGGCCTGGTAATTCTTGGGTCGTTGACGTATTCGTTAAACAACAACAGGCCTGTATCTGTTGTGAAGAAAGACCAGTGA
- a CDS encoding uncharacterized protein (PKUD0B01320; similar to Saccharomyces cerevisiae YGL226W (MTC3); ancestral locus Anc_3.542) has product MTMLARLFIRSVRERGVWALERACGGPIFRTRSSVTSQMCGCKAQQVGVAMTRREYSASGGGETVSDDHEEEYYVDVSNIESRWAGLGFDAQQDIISYLNVKQEFGWEYLSKDEKRAIYYIAYGKWGPRDPAVMSSAEFVFKLMTNMLLFSVLGFSLLNYAIDQEKIAEFNGAEESTSE; this is encoded by the coding sequence ATGACAATGTTGGCCAGATTGTTTATTAGAAGCGTTAGAGAGAGAGGTGTATGGGCATTAGAGAGGGCATGCGGGGGACCTATTTTCCGTACGCGGTCGAGTGTTACGTCTCAAATGTGTGGATGTAAGGCACAGCAGGTGGGGGTGGCTATGACCAGGAGGGAGTACAGTGCCAGTGGCGGCGGGGAAACGGTTAGCGATGACCACGAGGAGGAGTACTATGTTGATGTGAGCAACATTGAGAGCCGGTGGGCTGGTCTTGGGTTTGATGCGCAACAGGACATCATTAGTTATCTCAATGTTAAGCAGGAGTTTGGATGGGAGTATCTAAGCAAGGACGAGAAGCGGGCCATTTACTACATAGCCTACGGTAAATGGGGTCCACGAGATCCGGCGGTGATGAGCAGTGCCGAGTTTGTGTTCAAGCTCATGACGAACATGCTCTTGTTCAGTGTGCTTGGGTTTTCGCTATTAAACTATGCCATTGACCAGGAGAAGATTGCCGAGTTCAATGGGGCTGAAGAGTCCACCAGTGAATGA
- a CDS encoding uncharacterized protein (PKUD0B01330; similar to Saccharomyces cerevisiae YPR159W (KRE6) and YGR143W (SKN1); ancestral locus Anc_3.508) — protein sequence MPPRNLTTISPHIGNSDPSSVSSDDNSNFNEENPFNHEISTSDFHDPYTNHSYDDSSLSNNNSQSNLNPNVPVLNPKESLSSSPEIKQHALGYNSSFRDSTSSSLLNPFASTNRLSTLANENKANEYDRYPKNLSNSRINSMHSLNTKQQQQLHQYARSPNTDSDIDSNESGSSNPFMIDTDFSPFGGYPASSFPLLIDEKEDDDYLHNPDPIEDAEYEKHRMWYDFKAMDTKSGFALGGVLFFVFGGLALFVILPALTYTDAAHHHDKISSGKMLASLVGSNAESKNGGIVLLTQYVYPTLSAIRTSLVDPDTPKDAYTRKSRTGDEWQLVFSDEFAAEGRTFYDGDDQFWYAPDFHYDATKDLEWYDPDAVTTANGSLVLRMDAFRNHNLNYRSGMLHSWNRLCFTQGVMEVSAKLPNYGNITGLWPGMWSMGNLGRPGYMATTDGVWPYSYESCDAGITPNQSSPDGINYLPGQRLNVCTCKGEDHPNPGVGRGAPEIDILEGEVDTNIRVGVASQSMQIAPMDIWYMPDYNWVEVYNASITSMNTYAGGPFQQAVSAVSTLNTDWYALGEGERYFQKYSFEFLNDDDTGYCTWYVGDNPTFTVHANALAPNGNIGWRRISKEPMSMILNFGISQNWAYIDFPSIVFPSYFEIDSVRIYQPKDQISVTCDPHDYPTYDYIEKHPLAYKNWNKTSWTAAGYSVPKNSLVGC from the coding sequence ATGCCTCCTAGAAATTTAACGACAATTAGTCCGCATATTGGCAATTCTGATCCAAGTTCTGTCTCAAGCGATGACAATTCCAACTTCAATGAGGAAAACCCCTTTAATCATGAAATCTCAACGTCAGATTTCCATGATCCATATACTAATCATAGCTATGATGACTCGTCTCTATCAAACAACAACTCCCAATCCAATCTTAATCCTAATGTCCCCGTCTTGAATCCAAAGGAATCTCTCTCAAGCTCCCCTGAAATCAAGCAACATGCTCTCGGATACAACTCTTCCTTTAGAGACTCTACCTCGTCATCGCTATTGAACCCATTTGCATCAACTAACCGGTTGAGCACATTAGCAAACGAAAATAAAGCCAATGAATATGATAGATATCCAAAGAACCTGTCCAATTCAAGAATTAATTCAATGCATTCACTCAACActaaacaacaacaacaacttcacCAATACGCTCGTTCACCTAATACAGACTCAGATATAGATTCCAATGAAAGCGGAAGCTCAAATCCATTTATGATTGATACGGACTTCTCACCCTTTGGAGGCTATCCTGCCTCATCCTTCCCTTTGTTGATTGACGAgaaggaagatgatgacTACCTGCATAATCCAGATCCAATTGAAGATGCAGAATATGAGAAACATAGAATGTGGTATGATTTCAAGGCAATGGATACAAAATCAGGGTTTGCTTTAGGAGGCGTGCTGTTTTTCGTTTTTGGTGGATTGGCCCTTTTCGTTATTTTACCGGCGTTAACCTATACAGATGCAGCCCATCATCATGATAAAATCAGTTCGGGTAAAATGTTGGCGTCTCTTGTAGGTTCTAATGCagaatcaaaaaatggTGGTATTGTTCTACTAACACAATATGTGTATCCTACTTTGTCGGCAATTAGAACCTCTCTAGTCGACCCAGATACACCAAAGGATGCATATACTAGAAAAAGTCGTACCGGTGATGAATGGCAGTTGGTTTTCTCTGATGAATTTGCTGCTGAAGGTCGTACCTTCtatgatggtgatgatcAATTCTGGTATGCTCCGGATTTCCATTATGATGCAACcaaagatttggaatgGTATGATCCAGATGCTGTCACCACTGCTAATGGTTCTCTTGTTTTAAGAATGGATGCATTTAGAAACCATAATTTGAATTATAGATCAGGAATGTTGCATTCTTGGAATAGGCTGTGTTTCACTCAAGGTGTTATGGAGGTCTCTGCTAAATTACCAAATTACGGTAATATCACAGGTCTATGGCCAGGTATGTGGTCAATGGGTAACTTAGGTCGTCCCGGATATATGGCTACCACCGACGGTGTTTGGCCTTACTCTTATGAATCATGTGACGCGGGTATTACTCCTAACCAGTCATCTCCTGATGGTATTAACTATTTGCCAGGTCAACGGTTGAACGTTTGTACTTGTAAAGGTGAAGACCATCCAAACCCAGGTGTTGGTAGAGGTGCTCCTGAAATTGATATTCTTGAAGGTGAAGTCGACACTAATATTAGAGTCGGTGTTGCATCTCAATCCATGCAAATTGCTCCTATGGATATTTGGTATATGCCGGATTACAACTGGGTTGAGGTTTACAATGCTTCCATTACTAGTATGAACACCTATGCTGGTGGTCCATTCCAACAGGCAGTCTCTGCTGTTTCCACCTTAAATACTGATTGGTATGCCCTGGGTGAGGGAGAGAGGTATTTCCAAAAGTATTCCTTTGAATTCCtgaatgatgatgatacaGGATATTGTACTTGGTATGTTGGTGACAATCCAACTTTCACTGTACATGCAAATGCTTTGGCACCAAATGGTAATATTGGATGGCGTAGAATCTCAAAGGAACCAATGTCAATGATTCTGAATTTTGGTATCTCACAGAACTGGGCGTACATTGATTTCCCATCAATTGTTTTCCCATCttactttgaaattgattcGGTGAGAATTTACCAACCAAAGGATCAAATCAGCGTTACCTGTGACCCACATGACTATCCAACTTATGACtatattgaaaaacatCCATTGGCTTACAAAAACTGGAACAAAACCAGTTGGACCGCTGCTGGTTATTCCGTACCTAAGAATTCTTTGGTTGGCTGCTGA
- a CDS encoding uncharacterized protein (PKUD0B01340; similar to Saccharomyces cerevisiae YMR090W) codes for MTLRLAVIGANGKVATKLMKRLAQLKNEFDTVAFIRNEAQAPKFTKLGIKYSTEIDLTNTPVEGITEALRGFDAIVFSAGAGGKGLDLTFSVDLDGAIKVKESIENNNSNQRLILVSAIKAKDRSYWWDTDLRSYYIAKKYADQIIESSDINYTILQPGYLLDTDATGKIADPKKVNNYADTVKGQHEKISIPRDDVALTIIESLRNKNTNRKVIPLISGDIPISEALKNL; via the coding sequence ATGACGTTAAGACTTGCTGTGATTGGTGCCAACGGTAAGGTTGCAACTAAATTAATGAAAAGATTAGCCCAACTCAAGAATGAGTTTGATACCGTCGCCTTTATCCGGAATGAGGCTCAAGCTCCAAAGTTCACTAAGCTGGGCATCAAGTACTCTACGGAGATTGATCTTACAAACACACCAGTAGAAGGGATTACAGAGGCGTTGAGAGGGTTCGACGCAATTGTTTTCAGTGCAGGAGCTGGTGGGAAAGGTTTGGATCTAACATTTTCAGTTGATCTCGATGGCGCCATCAAGGTTAAGGAATCGATAGAGAACAACAACTCCAACCAGAGACTTATTTTGGTCAGCGCCATCAAGGCAAAGGATAGAAGCTATTGGTGGGACACAGATCTAAGATCCTATTATATCGCTAAAAAGTATGCCGaccaaatcattgaaagCTCAGACATCAATTATacaattcttcaacctGGCTATTTACTGGATACTGATGCCACAGGGAAAATTGCAGACCCTAAGAAAGTTAACAATTATGCAGACACAGTGAAGGGTCAGCATGAGAAAATATCCATCCCTAGAGACGATGTTGCGTTGACAATCATTGAGTCTctgagaaacaaaaataccaatagGAAGGTCATTCCCTTGATCAGCGGAGATATTCCAATATCAGAGGCATTAAAGAATTTATAA
- a CDS encoding uncharacterized protein (PKUD0B01350), which translates to MEEAQSKRRKLDDKHSGAKTESRMESSDKQQLNVSDLENDDLSEHSNEEECCLALSDLDDLEDFDDGETHIDASDPLEAEYLTKYPKITKLINNASDSSQLMAVNFIRLLEKHQVDPFASYDLDVEEIVEDEEYIINQCNNLDDSQRRDLWDEYCRVQGEAEITNKVSNFIEYDTPELQFVSFLKSLNEFKFPKFYTDFNRQIKRKSKVDNDQRYDHLCGCTSQNVRQQIYNKWVQFYKLPVAEKSKALAGELGKYKNKTFDQVLELIKTKKLDLWEIYFLPEDEINELKGTVFS; encoded by the coding sequence ATGGAGGAAGCACAGTCAAAGAGGCGGAAACTAGATGATAAACATTCAGGAGCTAAAACGGAATCCAGAATGGAATCAAGTGACAAGCAGCAGTTAAATGTCAGTGATCTTGAGAATGACGATTTGTCCGAACACAGCAACGAGGAAGAGTGTTGTCTTGCCCTATCCGACCTTGATGACCTTGAggattttgatgatggaGAAACACATATTGACGCTTCTGATCCCCTGGAAGCCGAGTATCTGACAAAGTATCCAAAGATAACCAAGTTAATCAACAATGCGTCTGATTCAAGCCAATTAATGGCGGTGAATTTCATCAGATTGTTGGAGAAACACCAAGTAGATCCCTTTGCATCGTATGACCTTGACGTTGAGGAAATTGTGGAAGACGAAGAATACATCATCAACCAATGTAATAATCTTGACGACAGCCAACGGCGGGATTTATGGGATGAGTACTGTCGAGTCCAAGGCGAAGCTGAAATAACAAATAAAGTCAGCAATTTTATCGAGTATGACACTCCTGaacttcaatttgtttcttttctgaaATCACTGAATGAGTTCAAGTTCCCCAAATTTTACACGGATTTTAACAGGCAAATCAAGAGAAAGAGCAAGGTCGATAATGATCAGAGATACGATCATCTGTGTGGATGCACCTCCCAGAATGTCAGGCAACAAATATACAATAAATGGGTTCAGTTTTACAAGTTACCTGTCGCTGAAAAGTCAAAAGCTCTGGCGGGTGAACTTGGCAAATACAAGAACAAGACGTTTGACCAAGTCCTGGAACTCATAAAGACAAAGAAGCTAGATTTGTGGGAAATATATTTTCTACCGGAGGACGAGATCAACGAGCTAAAAGGAACGGTATTTAGTTAG
- a CDS encoding uncharacterized protein (PKUD0B01360; similar to Saccharomyces cerevisiae YDR036C (EHD3); ancestral locus Anc_3.271) — protein sequence MLSYTKLSLNRQRLSLLRNMATATSKNLVEFHVHGNARTVTLNRPDKLNALNTEMCDAIIPRLVEFSKSKSANLILIKSSTERAFCSGGDVVQCAKFNLDNHSKKSLDFFKSEYNLNYLLSIYGKPIVSLVNGIVMGGGVGLSVHGPFRVVTETTRFAMPETSIGFFNDVGTSFWLPKLDANLGYYLSLTGDELIGFDTLLAGFGTHYVPLNRFTELTERLSALELPVLATDRRKNTIFNRNNSEALFPIVNSLIEEFSIQIPKNHQFKYSLKELNTIERCFDPNTQKSVKDIIKALEDDGSSFALETIQKLRSKSPLSLELNFKLLLKNKDASIQEALSRELKLAGKLMTNYRDNDFNSFINNKLIEKNKTPITSTVYKTIDDVSTETVSELISLDVYNPKVPSSANEVEAKDQLENEIELLNSLKIGNFNELGERVSNFNQYPHHMGLPTQAEIEAYVKGTEESKDEEVMVTFKETLDYFQMKYDNKAGVDAKVKMVLNRKTQPSPVDSEYIQWVN from the coding sequence ATGCTCTCATATACAAAGCTTTCCCTGAACAGGCAACGTCTCTCATTGCTGAGAAACATGGCTACTGCAACTTCGAAAAACTTGGTTGAGTTTCATGTTCACGGTAATGCAAGAACAGTCACGCTAAATAGACCTGACAAATTGAATGCACTAAACACAGAAATGTGTGATGCAATCATTCCTAGATTGGTTGAGTTCTCGAAATCGAAATCGGCTAACTTGATTCTAATTAAGTCATCCACTGAACGGGCCTTTTGTTCTGGTGGTGATGTTGTCCAATGTGCCAAATTCAATTTAGATaatcattcaaaaaaatcccttgatttttttaaatcaGAGTACAATTTGAACTACCTTTTATCCATTTACGGCAAACCAATAGTTTCTCTTGTCAATGGTATAGTTATGGGAGGAGGTGTAGGATTATCAGTTCATGGTCCCTTTAGAGTTGTTACTGAAACAACAAGATTTGCAATGCCAGAAACTTCAATTGGATTCTTTAATGATGTAGGGACATCGTTCTGGTTACCTAAATTGGATGCCAATTTGGGTTATTACCTCTCTCTGACGGGTGATGAATTGATTGGGTTTGATACCTTGTTAGCTGGATTTGGTACTCATTATGTTCCATTAAATAGATTCACCGAATTAACTGAGAGATTGTCTGCATTGGAATTACCTGTTTTGGCCACCgatagaagaaaaaatacaatcTTTAATAGAAACAACAGTGAAGCATTATTCCCAATTGTTAATAGTttaattgaagaattttctattcaaattccaaagaatcatcaatttaAATATTCTTTAAAAGAATTAAATACTATTGAAAGATGTTTTGATCCAAATACACAAAAATCTGTTAAAGATATCATCAAGGCATTAGAAGATGATGGTTCCTCATTTGCACTTGAAACAATCCAAAAATTAAGATCTAAATCTCCCCTCTCATTGGAattgaatttcaaattgttattgaagaataagGATGCTTCCATTCAAGAGGCATTATCAAGAGAGTTGAAATTGGCTGGTAAATTGATGACCAACTATAGGGATAATGATTTTAATTCTTTTATTAATAACAAGttgattgaaaagaataagACTCCAATTACTTCGACAGTTTATAAGACCATTGATGATGTCTCCACGGAAACTGTATCCGAGTTGATCTCACTAGATGTTTACAATCCTAAGGTGCCTTCCTCTGCAAATGAGGTTGAGGCAAAGGATCAGctagaaaatgaaatcGAATTGCtaaattcattgaaaattgGAAACTTCAATGAATTGGGTGAACGCGTCTCCAATTTTAACCAGTACCCCCACCATATGGGTCTACCAACTCAAGCAGAAATTGAGGCTTATGTGAAGGGGACCGAGGAGTCAAAGGACGAAGAAGTTATGGTTACATTCAAGGAGACCCTAGATTACTTCCAAATGAAGTACGATAATAAAGCCGGTGTTGATGCTAAGGTTAAGATGGTCTTGAATAGAAAGACCCAGCCAAGTCCAGTTGATTCTGAATACATCCAATGGGTCAACTGA